A genomic window from Methanobacterium sp. BRmetb2 includes:
- the argF gene encoding ornithine carbamoyltransferase, with translation MKHLLSFSDAKNQANEILELSEKFKKGSITGKPLDGKSLAMIFEKSSTRTRISFEVGMYQLGGKALYLSINDLQIGRGEIISDTARAMSRYVDGVMIRAKEHADVLEFSQYSEVPVINGLTNREHPCQAFADILTIYENKNTLNIHLTFLGDGNNVCNSLLLASAVFGMDMTVICPRGYEPDKEIIDLSLKYAETSGSNIKITENIEAINGADVVYTDVWVSMGDEKEESQRLKDLKDYQVNQNIMEKADPQAIVMHCLPALRGQEITAEVIDGPQSVVWDQAENRLHAQKAILYKLLKD, from the coding sequence TTAGAATTATCTGAAAAATTTAAAAAAGGGTCAATCACTGGTAAACCATTAGATGGTAAAAGTCTGGCCATGATCTTCGAGAAATCATCGACCAGGACACGAATATCTTTCGAAGTTGGCATGTACCAGTTAGGAGGAAAAGCACTTTATCTCTCAATTAACGACCTGCAAATTGGACGGGGCGAAATAATTTCAGATACAGCAAGGGCAATGAGTCGGTACGTAGACGGGGTCATGATCCGTGCCAAAGAACATGCTGATGTGCTAGAATTTTCACAATATTCTGAAGTACCGGTTATAAACGGATTAACAAACAGGGAACATCCTTGTCAGGCATTCGCAGATATTTTAACAATCTACGAAAATAAAAATACATTAAATATTCATTTAACATTTTTGGGAGATGGAAATAACGTTTGTAATTCCTTATTATTAGCTTCAGCAGTGTTTGGAATGGACATGACTGTTATATGTCCTCGGGGATATGAACCAGATAAAGAGATAATTGATTTATCATTAAAATATGCCGAAACCTCAGGTTCCAACATTAAAATAACTGAAAATATTGAAGCTATAAATGGTGCAGATGTAGTATATACTGATGTATGGGTGAGCATGGGTGATGAAAAGGAAGAATCTCAACGTTTAAAAGACCTTAAAGATTATCAGGTAAATCAAAATATAATGGAAAAAGCTGATCCCCAGGCAATTGTAATGCATTGTCTACCTGCGCTTAGAGGTCAGGAAATCACTGCAGAAGTTATTGACGGCCCACAATCAGTGGTGTGGGATCAGGCTGAAAACAGGTTACATGCTCAAAAAGCCATTCTATACAAGCTTTTAAAAGATTAA